One genomic segment of Mytilus galloprovincialis chromosome 5, xbMytGall1.hap1.1, whole genome shotgun sequence includes these proteins:
- the LOC143076165 gene encoding uncharacterized protein LOC143076165 isoform X1, with product MGNNTSALQKEWSLRCILSRKDQTVRCYGPDARNELKAAGADVTLTPILDCSPILHPKMTDVQVSVECLGSTILSKTTTSGLGSIQKPLYEKYIQYRKSGKGKKSQPAWLKVSQDGITVIFPTDQPGHTQNYFYERSSINFFEAVRLTSNKGSDKKYYCAFLPVDEARTLNQGYDKLFFQIDKKHLSLTKVEHPVVIACVMRRQVGVRALDCHGFITEKDGDAFRVTSAFFSPPPIYKQIGQEYSEENEPRYQHRPPLQGQKPDLIQTEYGPYGIYKGGKPVNSSGNPEILPSNDDRDVNRYTGNIEKDERQLSSRYSFENRNDTREYGEDYSAQQTVYAKNNRQSAEIKHDRYPSGEIRNIDRRDPQTSMQGSFDIGNNNGRFAQHDNKLDSHFDQERGRIQSKNDFRIPRPMSPLRNQGRELPVTAPKPQRALSPEPRIPKHDSSHEVVTREPISPRDYTSSGPVSSVSNKESRQEPNKKPVAKVPPHLVAGIKVLPTGFVPKLDSPKNPKPNLIGNIENYYSNEEDPYDNAMSRQDCYNNRRNVHSDGYELKDDRNYGVPERQFGNKPPPDILPSEEIRRTAYGERGDIPPNERWKSKTEFDNPKNLGDQKSKRNSAPSANYGKPWTYGEQLEKFKEKEQKVPVNLSSSYTYAPQDPVEADKDDSRKEHDYANLFSRLNAKDDANNQLETAGTNFESSLGYFP from the exons ATGGGTAATAATACAAGTGCACTTCAGAAGGAATGGAGTCTAAGATGTATCTTGTCTCGGAAAGACCAAACAGTTAGATGTTATGGTCCTGATGCAAGGAACGAACTAAAAGCTGCtg GTGCGGATGTTACCCTGACTCCAATACTTGATTGTTCTCCAATACTTCACCCAAAAATGACCGATGTTCAAGTGAGTGTGGAATGCCTAGGCagtacaattttgtcaaaaacaacAACTTCGGGTTTAGGTTCAATACAGAAACCTTTATACGAGAAATACATTCAGTACCGAAAATCTGGCAAAGGGAAGAAATCACAGCCTGCGTGGTTGAAAGTGAGTCAAGACGGTATCACTGTTATATTTCCTACTGATCAACCTGGGCAtacacaaaattatttttatgaaagGAGTTCAATAAATTTTTTCGAAGCAGTTCGTTTAACATCTAATAAAGGCagtgataaaaaatattattgtgcATTTTTGCCAGTCGATGAAGCTAGAACGTTAAATCAGGGATACGATaaattatttttccaaattgataAAAAGCATCTCAGTTTAACAAAAGTAGAACACCCTGTTGTTATTGCTTGCGTAATGCGTAGGCAAGTGGGAGTTAGAGCTTTAGATTGTCATGGATTTATTACTGAGAAAGATGGCGATGCCTTTCGAGTTACATCAGCATTTTTTTCTCCGCCTCCTATTTATAAACAAATAGGACAAGAATATTCAGAAGAAAATGAACCTCGATATCAACACAGACCACCTTTGCAAGGTCAGAAACCGGATTTAATTCAAACTGAGTATGGTCCATATGGTATTTATAAAGGCGGGAAGCCTGTCAACTCTTCGGGAAATCCAGAGATTCTTCCTTCTAACGACGACAGAGATGTAAATAGATATACAGGAAACATTGAAAAAGATGAAAGACAATTAAGTTCAAGGTACAGTTTTGAAAATCGAAACGATACGAGAGAATACGGAGAGGATTATAGTGCACAGCAAACGGTTTACGCAAAAAATAACAGACAATCCGCTGAAATAAAACATGATAGATATCCATCTGGAGAGATAAGAAATATCGACAGGCGTGATCCCCAAACAAGCATGCAAGGCTCGTTTGATATCGGTAATAATAACGGACGATTTGCACAACACGACAACAAATTAGACTCTCATTTTGATCAAGAAAGAGGACGTATACAAAGCAAGAATGATTTCAGAATTCCAAGACCTATGTCACCTCTTCGAAATCAGGGTCGTGAACTACCAGTTACTGCACCTAAGCCACAAAGAGCTCTGTCACCAGAACCCCGAATACCAAAGCATGATAGTTCTCACGAGGTTGTAACAAGAGAACCCATATCCCCACGTGATTACACTTCATCAGGACCTGTATCGTCTGTTTCTAATAAAGAAAGCAGACAAGAACCAAACAAAAAGCCTGTTGCAAAAGTGCCACCACACTTGGTAGCTGGTATTAAAGTTTTACCAACAGGGTTTGTGCCAAAATTGGATTCTCCTAAAAACCCCAAACCTAATTTAATAGGAAACATTGAAAACTACTACTCCAACGAAGAAGATCCTTATGATAATGCTATGTCGAGACAGGACTGTTATAATAATAGAAGGAATGTGCACTCTGATGGTTATGAACTAAAAGATGACAGAAACTATGGCGTTCCTGAGAGACAATTTGGTAATAAGCCACCACCAGATATTCTTCCATCAGAAGAGATACGACGGACCGCTTACGGTGAAAGAGGTGATATACCTCCGAATGAACGATGGAAATCTAAAACAGAATTTGATAATCCCAAGAATCTAGGAGACCAGAAGTCAAAAAGAAACAGCGCCCCATCAGCAAACTACGGAAAACCATGGACTTATGGCGAACAGTTAGAAAAATTTAAGGAAAAAGAGCAAAAGGTGCCAGTGAATTTATCTTCGAGCTACACGTATGCACCACAAGATCCCGTTGAAGCAGATAAGGATGATTCTAGAAAAGAGCACGACTATGCTAATTTGTTTTCTCGACTCAATGCAAAAGATGATGCTAACAATCAGTTGGAGACTGCTGGTACAAACTTTGAATCGTCTTTAGGTTATTTCCCATGA
- the LOC143076165 gene encoding uncharacterized protein LOC143076165 isoform X2, whose product MTDVQVSVECLGSTILSKTTTSGLGSIQKPLYEKYIQYRKSGKGKKSQPAWLKVSQDGITVIFPTDQPGHTQNYFYERSSINFFEAVRLTSNKGSDKKYYCAFLPVDEARTLNQGYDKLFFQIDKKHLSLTKVEHPVVIACVMRRQVGVRALDCHGFITEKDGDAFRVTSAFFSPPPIYKQIGQEYSEENEPRYQHRPPLQGQKPDLIQTEYGPYGIYKGGKPVNSSGNPEILPSNDDRDVNRYTGNIEKDERQLSSRYSFENRNDTREYGEDYSAQQTVYAKNNRQSAEIKHDRYPSGEIRNIDRRDPQTSMQGSFDIGNNNGRFAQHDNKLDSHFDQERGRIQSKNDFRIPRPMSPLRNQGRELPVTAPKPQRALSPEPRIPKHDSSHEVVTREPISPRDYTSSGPVSSVSNKESRQEPNKKPVAKVPPHLVAGIKVLPTGFVPKLDSPKNPKPNLIGNIENYYSNEEDPYDNAMSRQDCYNNRRNVHSDGYELKDDRNYGVPERQFGNKPPPDILPSEEIRRTAYGERGDIPPNERWKSKTEFDNPKNLGDQKSKRNSAPSANYGKPWTYGEQLEKFKEKEQKVPVNLSSSYTYAPQDPVEADKDDSRKEHDYANLFSRLNAKDDANNQLETAGTNFESSLGYFP is encoded by the coding sequence ATGACCGATGTTCAAGTGAGTGTGGAATGCCTAGGCagtacaattttgtcaaaaacaacAACTTCGGGTTTAGGTTCAATACAGAAACCTTTATACGAGAAATACATTCAGTACCGAAAATCTGGCAAAGGGAAGAAATCACAGCCTGCGTGGTTGAAAGTGAGTCAAGACGGTATCACTGTTATATTTCCTACTGATCAACCTGGGCAtacacaaaattatttttatgaaagGAGTTCAATAAATTTTTTCGAAGCAGTTCGTTTAACATCTAATAAAGGCagtgataaaaaatattattgtgcATTTTTGCCAGTCGATGAAGCTAGAACGTTAAATCAGGGATACGATaaattatttttccaaattgataAAAAGCATCTCAGTTTAACAAAAGTAGAACACCCTGTTGTTATTGCTTGCGTAATGCGTAGGCAAGTGGGAGTTAGAGCTTTAGATTGTCATGGATTTATTACTGAGAAAGATGGCGATGCCTTTCGAGTTACATCAGCATTTTTTTCTCCGCCTCCTATTTATAAACAAATAGGACAAGAATATTCAGAAGAAAATGAACCTCGATATCAACACAGACCACCTTTGCAAGGTCAGAAACCGGATTTAATTCAAACTGAGTATGGTCCATATGGTATTTATAAAGGCGGGAAGCCTGTCAACTCTTCGGGAAATCCAGAGATTCTTCCTTCTAACGACGACAGAGATGTAAATAGATATACAGGAAACATTGAAAAAGATGAAAGACAATTAAGTTCAAGGTACAGTTTTGAAAATCGAAACGATACGAGAGAATACGGAGAGGATTATAGTGCACAGCAAACGGTTTACGCAAAAAATAACAGACAATCCGCTGAAATAAAACATGATAGATATCCATCTGGAGAGATAAGAAATATCGACAGGCGTGATCCCCAAACAAGCATGCAAGGCTCGTTTGATATCGGTAATAATAACGGACGATTTGCACAACACGACAACAAATTAGACTCTCATTTTGATCAAGAAAGAGGACGTATACAAAGCAAGAATGATTTCAGAATTCCAAGACCTATGTCACCTCTTCGAAATCAGGGTCGTGAACTACCAGTTACTGCACCTAAGCCACAAAGAGCTCTGTCACCAGAACCCCGAATACCAAAGCATGATAGTTCTCACGAGGTTGTAACAAGAGAACCCATATCCCCACGTGATTACACTTCATCAGGACCTGTATCGTCTGTTTCTAATAAAGAAAGCAGACAAGAACCAAACAAAAAGCCTGTTGCAAAAGTGCCACCACACTTGGTAGCTGGTATTAAAGTTTTACCAACAGGGTTTGTGCCAAAATTGGATTCTCCTAAAAACCCCAAACCTAATTTAATAGGAAACATTGAAAACTACTACTCCAACGAAGAAGATCCTTATGATAATGCTATGTCGAGACAGGACTGTTATAATAATAGAAGGAATGTGCACTCTGATGGTTATGAACTAAAAGATGACAGAAACTATGGCGTTCCTGAGAGACAATTTGGTAATAAGCCACCACCAGATATTCTTCCATCAGAAGAGATACGACGGACCGCTTACGGTGAAAGAGGTGATATACCTCCGAATGAACGATGGAAATCTAAAACAGAATTTGATAATCCCAAGAATCTAGGAGACCAGAAGTCAAAAAGAAACAGCGCCCCATCAGCAAACTACGGAAAACCATGGACTTATGGCGAACAGTTAGAAAAATTTAAGGAAAAAGAGCAAAAGGTGCCAGTGAATTTATCTTCGAGCTACACGTATGCACCACAAGATCCCGTTGAAGCAGATAAGGATGATTCTAGAAAAGAGCACGACTATGCTAATTTGTTTTCTCGACTCAATGCAAAAGATGATGCTAACAATCAGTTGGAGACTGCTGGTACAAACTTTGAATCGTCTTTAGGTTATTTCCCATGA